From one Calypte anna isolate BGI_N300 chromosome 11, bCalAnn1_v1.p, whole genome shotgun sequence genomic stretch:
- the LOC103538971 gene encoding uncharacterized protein LOC103538971 isoform X2 has product MAAAAAACPGGTGEQSGVSFVYENRTSSSPKVYVLQPWIVNLLVNYEQLDTTENLLAGQVLRVLSDPSPPDQPGILQDAVLHISDGSYYIRVVIASEALKAEENTHMQLRLSSLICRVIVLQKYTVCFQEEARLEDCEFYLTAQRFIVLPMERQRLESPNGNQEPLVLEKIKELWLRSLALKNAPSSEPSISQLIDAIGENQLEVLKENAEECLDLGVAKGLQQQPTMRFPSPPGRQSARKSCRVNSLVRELRGIPGQPLELAPPISLTLNSSDEKSSGDDLSQKTQQHVAADSNTPDLLEACSQDSPRGVLQGEPLQTSPSLLLSFSNTSQVETDTPGWWEMTLPPVKAHST; this is encoded by the exons ATGGCGGCCGCGGCTGCCGCTTGTCCGGGCGGGACGGGGGAGCAGTCGGGGGTCAG CTTTGTGTATGAGAACAGGACCTCATCTTCTCCCAAAGTCTACGTCCTGCAGCCTTGGATCGTCAACCTCCTGGTGAATTATGAGCAGTTGGATACCACTGAGAACCTCCTGGCTGGGCAGGTCCTGCGG GTTTTGAGTGACCCAAGTCCTCCTGACCAGCCTGGTATCCTCCAAGATGCTGTCCTACACATCTCAGATGGCTCCTACTACATCCGGGTGGTGATTGCATCCGAAGCTctgaaggcagaggaaaa CACCCACATGCAGCTCAGGCTTTCCAGCCTCATTTGCAGAGTTATTGTCTTGCAAAAGTACACGGTGTGTTTCCAGGAGGAGGCCAGGCTG GAGGACTGCGAGTTCTACCTGACAGCCCAGCGGTTCATCGTGCTGCCCATGGAGAGACAGAGGCTGGAATCACCCAATGG GAACCAGGAGCCTTTGGTGCTGGAGAAGATAAAGGAGCTCTGGTT GAGGAGTCTTGCTCTGAAGAATGCTCCCAGCTCAG AGCCATCCATCTCCCAGCTGATTGATGCTATAGGAGAGAACCAGCTGGAGGTTTTGAAGGAAAACGCTGAGGAATGCTTGGATTTAGGGGTGGCCAAGggactccagcagcagccaacGATGAGGTTTCCATCACCCCCTGGGAGGCAGAGCGCAAGAAAGAG CTGTAGAGTCAACAGCCTTGTCAGAGAGCTCAGAGGGATCCCTGGACAACCCTTGGAACTGGCTCCCCCCATATCTTTGACCTTAAACTCCTCAGATG agAAGTCCTCTGGAGATGACCTTTCACAGAAGACCCAGCAACACGTGGCTGCTGACAGCAACACCCCCGACTTGCTGGAGGCGTGCAGCCAGGACTCTCCCCGGGGTGTCCTGCAGGGAGAGCCACTGCAgacctccccttccctgctcctctccttcaGCAACACCAGTCAAGTGGAGACTGATACCCCTGGGTGGTGGGAGATGACCCTGCCCCCAGTAAAGGCCCACAG TACGTGA
- the LOC103538971 gene encoding uncharacterized protein LOC103538971 isoform X1, with protein MAAAAAACPGGTGEQSGVSFVYENRTSSSPKVYVLQPWIVNLLVNYEQLDTTENLLAGQVLRVLSDPSPPDQPGILQDAVLHISDGSYYIRVVIASEALKAEENTHMQLRLSSLICRVIVLQKYTVCFQEEARLEDCEFYLTAQRFIVLPMERQRLESPNGNQEPLVLEKIKELWLRSLALKNAPSSEPSISQLIDAIGENQLEVLKENAEECLDLGVAKGLQQQPTMRFPSPPGRQSARKSCRVNSLVRELRGIPGQPLELAPPISLTLNSSDEKSSGDDLSQKTQQHVAADSNTPDLLEACSQDSPRGVLQGEPLQTSPSLLLSFSNTSQVETDTPGWWEMTLPPVKAHRYQGTLRPRCHLALQLFPSCPAATGQLCLA; from the exons ATGGCGGCCGCGGCTGCCGCTTGTCCGGGCGGGACGGGGGAGCAGTCGGGGGTCAG CTTTGTGTATGAGAACAGGACCTCATCTTCTCCCAAAGTCTACGTCCTGCAGCCTTGGATCGTCAACCTCCTGGTGAATTATGAGCAGTTGGATACCACTGAGAACCTCCTGGCTGGGCAGGTCCTGCGG GTTTTGAGTGACCCAAGTCCTCCTGACCAGCCTGGTATCCTCCAAGATGCTGTCCTACACATCTCAGATGGCTCCTACTACATCCGGGTGGTGATTGCATCCGAAGCTctgaaggcagaggaaaa CACCCACATGCAGCTCAGGCTTTCCAGCCTCATTTGCAGAGTTATTGTCTTGCAAAAGTACACGGTGTGTTTCCAGGAGGAGGCCAGGCTG GAGGACTGCGAGTTCTACCTGACAGCCCAGCGGTTCATCGTGCTGCCCATGGAGAGACAGAGGCTGGAATCACCCAATGG GAACCAGGAGCCTTTGGTGCTGGAGAAGATAAAGGAGCTCTGGTT GAGGAGTCTTGCTCTGAAGAATGCTCCCAGCTCAG AGCCATCCATCTCCCAGCTGATTGATGCTATAGGAGAGAACCAGCTGGAGGTTTTGAAGGAAAACGCTGAGGAATGCTTGGATTTAGGGGTGGCCAAGggactccagcagcagccaacGATGAGGTTTCCATCACCCCCTGGGAGGCAGAGCGCAAGAAAGAG CTGTAGAGTCAACAGCCTTGTCAGAGAGCTCAGAGGGATCCCTGGACAACCCTTGGAACTGGCTCCCCCCATATCTTTGACCTTAAACTCCTCAGATG agAAGTCCTCTGGAGATGACCTTTCACAGAAGACCCAGCAACACGTGGCTGCTGACAGCAACACCCCCGACTTGCTGGAGGCGTGCAGCCAGGACTCTCCCCGGGGTGTCCTGCAGGGAGAGCCACTGCAgacctccccttccctgctcctctccttcaGCAACACCAGTCAAGTGGAGACTGATACCCCTGGGTGGTGGGAGATGACCCTGCCCCCAGTAAAGGCCCACAGGTACCAGGGGACCCTCAGGCCTCGCTGCCATCTTGCTCTCCAGCTTTTCCCATCTtgcccagcagccacaggacagctctgcctggccTGA